The Pseudomonas protegens genome contains the following window.
CGATCTCGCGATCCAGCACCCGGGTGCTGTAGCCACGCTCGGCCGGGATGGCGGGAAGGCGGATGTGCTGCAGTGCGGTGAGTGACATGGCAAGAGGCTCCTTGGCCGGCATCGGCATCTAGTGCACGCCGTAAAAGGCGACGGGCACGATGTGCCGATGGGGGGTTCCCAGATTGATGAAGTGCGCCGAACGCTCGCGCACTTCATCGATGACGATCAGGTTGCAAGAACTGCGCCCCCAATCCGTGGCGTAGTTGCCCAGGACCTTGCCGACGTTGCTTTCCAGCAGCAGTACCAGTGGCCACTGCGGGGCGGGTCGTGCCTGCTCCAGGGCGCGGGCCAGGCGTGCGCCCAACTGTCGGATGTCTTCCAGGCGTGGCGCCTGAGCGTTGTCGAGCAATTGCAGGCACGCGCCGTCGCGACTGCTCAGTGCCAGGGCCAGTGCGTCGTCCAGTTGCTGCTCGGTGGCATCCATGGGCAGCCGGGCGACGATGGGCAGATCCTTGAGGGGCAGCACCTCGGGCTGTGGCAGAAACAGGGTGCTGCCGGAGATTTCGGTGTTGTGCAGGGTCAGGCCGTAGACCGTGGCCCGGCCGCGGTTTTCCGGCAGCAGACGACCGGCGTCGCGCACCAGCCGCGGGTGACGGGCAATCGCCAGGGCCAGATCGATGCCCAGGTCGCCGTAATGGGTGGTGCCCGGAATGGGCTCGCCTTGCAGGTGGCGATAGAGCAGTTCGCCCACGCCACCGGAAAAAGTCAGGGCCGGGGCGGCCTTGTGATCGGGGAGGATCAGCGGCAGTTGCTCGGTCAACTGGCCCAGCGGGCTGGCAAAGAACGAGCGATCACCTTCGGCAATGGCGACCAGGGCGTCGACGTACCAGTCGATCACTGCGTCCAGCTCCGCACGGTCGAGGACTTGTCCAGAGCTCTTGTGGATTGCCAGGTGATCGAGCAGTGCCTGACCGAACTCCGAGACGCCGCTGAGGCGATAACTGCCCGGCTCGAACTGCAAGTGCCGGGCTCCGATGAAATGACAGCCGCTGGCCAGCACATTGCCGTCCTGGCCCCAGGCGGCATTGGTGGTGCCGCCGCCGATATCCAGGTTGAGCAGCGGTTGTTGTGGATAAAAGCGGCTCAGGGTCGAACAACTGCCCATGAACGCCAGCCAGGACTCCAGCCCGCCATCGTCGGCGCGGGAGATCAGCACGTTACCGATCAGTTGCTCCACCCGGCGTGTCAGGGCCTGGGCGTTGTGCCGCCGCGCCGCCAGGCCGGTAATGATCACACCTGCGGAAAACAGCTGTTCCGGGCGCACGCCGGCTTGCTCAAGCCAGCATTGGATCAGGCCCTGGATGGCCGCTTCATCGATGATCCGGTCCTTGAACGGGGTAAACACCGGCTCGCCGCGAAACAGCACCCGGGGCTCGTTGAGGGCCATGCGTCCGGTGACGCAATGGCTGCTCAGGCTGGCCTGGGCAATCAGCGCGCTGCTGGTGGTGGAGCCGAAATCCAGCCCCAGCAGCAATACCGATGTGCCGCCCGTGATGGCTTGCATGCAGGCGTTCCTCGCCGCGCCGGAGTCAGGCGGTGGCCTTCTGGCCCGCAGGTTCTGGGGTTTCCAGCGCAGTGCCGCCCAGGTACTCGCCCGGGGCGATGATCCCCGCAGCCCGATCCTGGGCTTCCAGTTGCAGCGCCTTGGGCACCGACAGCCAGTAGGCCAGGCCGACGGCGACGAAACCGGCGCTGATCTTGCCGATCAGCACCGGCAGGATGATGGTCGGCTGGAAGTTGGCGGTGAACGACAGGTGGTCCCCCAGGAGGAAGGCGGCGCAGACGCCGAAGGCGATGTTCACCACCTTGTCCTTGGGCGGCATGAGGCGCACCAGGCGGAACATGGCTAGGATGTTGGCGATGGTCGCCAGCATGCCGGCACTGCCCACGGCGCTGAGGCCGATCTTGCCGCCGAGGTTTTCCAGAGGCTTGCCCAGGTATTTGCGCAGCAGGTAGACCATGGGGAAGGCGCCGGCCAGCATGATGCCGATGTAGCCGGCGGTTTCCAGGGCGCGGGTCTGGTCCTGGGCGTCGGCGATGATCGGGTGGAAGCCCCAACTGCCGAACACCGCGGAGAAGGCCCCGGTGAAGTACTCGACGATGGAGAACACCAGCACCAGCTTGATCGCTGCGTCCATGGCCCGGCCGAAGATGATGAAACCCTTGATCATCATGTCCGGCAAAAAGCGCAGGCCCAGGGCCAGGGCGACGACGAAGATCAGGATCGGCAGCAAGTTGGCGAAGATGCTGCCCAGGCCCAGGGCCAGTTGGTAGCTGGCTTCACCGTTGGTGCTCACCAGTTCGCGTACCACCGGGTTGCTGAAGGCCAGGATCAGGCTGGCGATCATCACCCCGACGGGGATGGTGAGGATGCCGGACATGATCCCTAGGGCCATGTACTTGTGGTCGCGCTTGTCGAGCATCGCCAGGCCCATGGGGATCGAGAAGACGATGGTGGCGCCGCCCATGAAGCCGGTGATCAAGGCCATCACCAGGGCTTCCTTGCTCGCGGCCAGGGCCGAGGCCAGCTGATAGCCGCCCATGTCCGAGGCGATGATCATGGTCGCCGCCAGGGCCGGGTCGGCGCCCAGGGAATTGAAGAACGGTCCGAAGACGGTTTCGATGACCACGGTGAGATAGGGGATGGAAGCCATGATCCCCGCGGCCGGCACGAAGATGTAGCCGGTGGCGTGGATGCCTTCCATGAATTCTTTGCCCAGGCCCCGCTCGCTGTCGTAGATGGCGGCGAAGGCGCCGAGTACGGCGCAGAGCATGATGAGGTAGAGCACGTAGTTGCCGATCTGATCCATTGCGTTTGTCCCTTGTTATTGTTTTTCAAGCAGGGTCTGTGCACGACTGGTTTGGCGCAGAACTTCCGACAGCAGTGTCCCGTCCGGCAAGCCTTCGGCACCGGATCAGAGCAGGTGAACGGGCGCGGCGGGGCCGCGAAAAGGCCTCCCGGCGACCTGGGTCGCCGGGAGGATCGATCAGAAGAAGCCCAGAGGGTTGATGTCGTAGCTCACCAGCAGGTTCTTGGTCTGCTGGTAGTGGTCGAGCATCATCTTGTGGGTTTCACGGCCAACGCCGGACTTCTTGTAGCCACCGAACGCGGCGTGGGCCGGGTACAGGTGGTAGCAGTTGGTCCAGACGCGGCCGGCCTTGATCCCGCGGCCCATGCGGTAGGCGCGGTTGATGTCGCGGGTCCAGACCCCGGCGCCCAGGCCGAACTCGGTGTCGTTGGCAATCGCCAGGGCTTCGGCTTCGTCCTTGAAGGTGGTGACGCTGACCACCGGGCCGAAGATTTCTTCCTGGAACACGCGCATCTTGTTGGTGCCCTTGAGCAGGGTCGGCTGGATGTAGTAGCCGCTGGACAGGTCGCCTTCGAGTTTCTCCACCTTGCCGCCGGTGAGCAGCTGCGCGCCTTCGTTCTTGGCGATGTCGAGGTAGGAAAGGATCTTGTCGAACTGCTGCTCGGAAGCCTGGGCGCCGACCATGGTGTCGGTGTCCAGCGGGTCGCCGCGCTTGATCTGTTCGATCTTCTTCATCACCACTTGCATGAATTCGTCGTAGATCGACTCTTGCACCAGGGCGCGGGACGGGCAGGTGCAGACTTCACCCTGGTTGAAGAACGCCAGCACCAGGCCTTCGGCGGCCTTTTCGATGAACTTCGGTTCGGCCTGCATGATGTCTTCGAAGAAGATGTTCGGCGATTTGCCGCCCAGTTCCACGGTGGACGGAATGATGTTCTCGGCGGCGCATTTCATGATGTGCGAGCCCACCGGAGTCGAGCCGGTGAAGGCGATCTTGGCGATGCGCTTGCTGGTGGCCAGGGCCTCGCCGGCTTCGCGGCCGAAACCTTGCACCACGTTGAGCACGCCTGGCGGCAGCAGGTCGCCGATCACTTCCATCAGCACGGTGATGCCCAGCGGGGTCTGCTCGGCGGGCTTGAGCACCACGCAGTTGCCGGCGGCCAGGGCCGGGGCGAGTTTCCAGGCGGCCATCAGGATCGGGAAGTTCCACGGGATGATCTGCCCGACCACGCCCAGGGGTTCATGGATGTGGTAGGCCACGGTGTTGCCGTCGATTTCCGCGGCGCTGCCTTCCTGGGCCCGCAGGCAACCGGCGAAGTAGCGGAAGTGGTCGGCGGCCAGGGGAATGTCGGCGTTGAGGGTTTCGCGCACGGCCTTGCCGTTGTCCCAGGTTTCGGTGATGGCTAGCAGTTCCAGGTTTTGTTCGATGCGGTCGGCGATCTTCAGCAGGATCAGCGAGCGGGCCTGCACCGAGGTGGCGCCCCAGGCGTCGGCGGCGGCATGGGCGGCGTCCAGCGCCTTGTCGATGTCTTCGGCGGTGGAGCGGGGGAATTCGGCAATCGGCTGGCCATTGACCGGCGAAGTGTTGGTGAAGTACTGACCTTTGACCGGCGCGACGAATTCGCCGTTGATGTAGTTGCCGTACTTGCTCTTGAACGAAACGATAGCGCCTTCAGTACCGGGGTGTGCGTAACGCATGGTGGGTATCTCCTGGCTTTTATGCTTATGGGGGAGGGAGCGCTTTTGCGCATGTAAAGCGTAGAGCAAAGGTCGGGCCAGCGTGGTGGGAGCCATGTGCATCAAGGGTTTGCGGATGTTTCGATCAGGCGCCGGCACGGTGTTGTGACGGATCCGGTACAGGGGCAAGTGACAGTTTGTAACGTTATTGGCACAACCTGTGACCTGTGGGTCAGGCTGGCATTGCAATGGAGCAGCGGCTGGAGGATGCTGGTTCGCGTGTCGAATCTTGTCGGACAAGTCTGATGAGCATTCCTCCTTCGTAGTCGATTGCAGCCCGGCAGTGGCGACGGTATTTCGTCTGAGCGTGTCAGCGCAGCAGGAGAATAATAAGAAATGCACAGTAGTAATCACTTGAGCCGGCATGCCCAGCAGGTGCTCACCGTGGCCCAGGGCAAGGCCCATCTGCAGGGCCCGGGCAGCGATCCTTCTATCGCCCGTTCCTGGCTGCGTTGTCTTGAGGACTATCATCTGGATCCGGCCCAGGCCATGGCGCCCACGGTGCTGGAGCACGGGCGTCTGCTGGAGAGCCGCGAGCGATTGCAGGATGTGCTGCAGATTGCCGGAACCGAGATGACCAACCTGCATCAGCAATTGTCCGGCGCCGGGCATGCGGTGCTGTTGACCGATGCCCGGGGGGTGATCCTCAACTGCATCACCGCCCCCAGCGAGCGCAAGATCTTCGAGCGCGCGGGCCTCTGGCTCGGCGCCGACTGGAGCGAGGCGCGTGAGGGCACCAATGGCATCGGCACCTGCCTGGTGGAGCGCCAG
Protein-coding sequences here:
- a CDS encoding ethanolamine ammonia-lyase reactivating factor EutA codes for the protein MQAITGGTSVLLLGLDFGSTTSSALIAQASLSSHCVTGRMALNEPRVLFRGEPVFTPFKDRIIDEAAIQGLIQCWLEQAGVRPEQLFSAGVIITGLAARRHNAQALTRRVEQLIGNVLISRADDGGLESWLAFMGSCSTLSRFYPQQPLLNLDIGGGTTNAAWGQDGNVLASGCHFIGARHLQFEPGSYRLSGVSEFGQALLDHLAIHKSSGQVLDRAELDAVIDWYVDALVAIAEGDRSFFASPLGQLTEQLPLILPDHKAAPALTFSGGVGELLYRHLQGEPIPGTTHYGDLGIDLALAIARHPRLVRDAGRLLPENRGRATVYGLTLHNTEISGSTLFLPQPEVLPLKDLPIVARLPMDATEQQLDDALALALSSRDGACLQLLDNAQAPRLEDIRQLGARLARALEQARPAPQWPLVLLLESNVGKVLGNYATDWGRSSCNLIVIDEVRERSAHFINLGTPHRHIVPVAFYGVH
- the eutH gene encoding ethanolamine utilization protein EutH, with protein sequence MDQIGNYVLYLIMLCAVLGAFAAIYDSERGLGKEFMEGIHATGYIFVPAAGIMASIPYLTVVIETVFGPFFNSLGADPALAATMIIASDMGGYQLASALAASKEALVMALITGFMGGATIVFSIPMGLAMLDKRDHKYMALGIMSGILTIPVGVMIASLILAFSNPVVRELVSTNGEASYQLALGLGSIFANLLPILIFVVALALGLRFLPDMMIKGFIIFGRAMDAAIKLVLVFSIVEYFTGAFSAVFGSWGFHPIIADAQDQTRALETAGYIGIMLAGAFPMVYLLRKYLGKPLENLGGKIGLSAVGSAGMLATIANILAMFRLVRLMPPKDKVVNIAFGVCAAFLLGDHLSFTANFQPTIILPVLIGKISAGFVAVGLAYWLSVPKALQLEAQDRAAGIIAPGEYLGGTALETPEPAGQKATA
- a CDS encoding aldehyde dehydrogenase family protein, producing MRYAHPGTEGAIVSFKSKYGNYINGEFVAPVKGQYFTNTSPVNGQPIAEFPRSTAEDIDKALDAAHAAADAWGATSVQARSLILLKIADRIEQNLELLAITETWDNGKAVRETLNADIPLAADHFRYFAGCLRAQEGSAAEIDGNTVAYHIHEPLGVVGQIIPWNFPILMAAWKLAPALAAGNCVVLKPAEQTPLGITVLMEVIGDLLPPGVLNVVQGFGREAGEALATSKRIAKIAFTGSTPVGSHIMKCAAENIIPSTVELGGKSPNIFFEDIMQAEPKFIEKAAEGLVLAFFNQGEVCTCPSRALVQESIYDEFMQVVMKKIEQIKRGDPLDTDTMVGAQASEQQFDKILSYLDIAKNEGAQLLTGGKVEKLEGDLSSGYYIQPTLLKGTNKMRVFQEEIFGPVVSVTTFKDEAEALAIANDTEFGLGAGVWTRDINRAYRMGRGIKAGRVWTNCYHLYPAHAAFGGYKKSGVGRETHKMMLDHYQQTKNLLVSYDINPLGFF